One genomic window of Coffea eugenioides isolate CCC68of chromosome 1, Ceug_1.0, whole genome shotgun sequence includes the following:
- the LOC113755508 gene encoding probable LRR receptor-like serine/threonine-protein kinase At5g48740 isoform X2, producing the protein MELLSCCWLWLLLLSGIVEIAFCDQDGFLSLSCGGTVSYVDSSNISWIPDTAYTNAGNMSTVVYLDGSSSSQIPVRFFPDSLGTKCYRLPTKNVSSLVLVRTQFVYKNYDGLNKPPAFSVSLGRAMTTTVNLAKTDPWVEEFIWPVDKDTLPLCFYSIPEGGFPIISSLELRPLPQGAYNSGLADFTSKLLRKSYRINTGYIDGSLRYPLDQYDRIWDADEDFSPHHVSTAFDIQNNFNLSNLKETPPIAVLQSARVLARWADLTYNLPIDGLGDYYVVLYFAGILPVSPAFDVLINGEVVQSNYTVKRWDANALFFTMRGINWLNITLKSISYYPLINALEVYEILDIPLETSSTTVSALQVIQQSTGLDLGWQEDPCSPKSWEHIECEGNLVTSLELSSMKMRSISPTFGDLLDLKVLDLSNASLAGEIQYLGSLQNLEKLNLSFNQLSSFGSELEDLMNLQVLDLQNNSLLGAVPDSLGELKELHLLNLENNELQGPLPQSLNRESLEVRASGNLCLSFSTSSCTDISGTIETPQVTVLTPSKNKGHKHIAVILGSVGGVALAFSAMAISVLLFTRRKKPESSSKPNAAVDIRNWNAARVFSYKEIKAATNNFKEVIGRGSFGMVYLGKLPDGKFVAVKVRFDRTQLGAESFINEVSLLSQIRHQSLVTLEGFCHESKQQILVYEYLPGGSLSDNLHGVNSKRITLSWVRRLKIAVDAAKGLDYLHNGSDPRIIHRDVKSSNILLDSEMNAKVSDFGLSKQMTQGDATHVTTAVKGTAGYLDPEYYSSRQLTEKSDVYSFGVVLLELICGREPLTHSGSPDSYNLVLWAKPYLQAGAFEIVDESMKGTFDAESMRRAALIASRSVERDALRRPSIAEVLAELKEAYSIQLSHLAAIV; encoded by the exons ATGGAGCTGCTAAGTTGCTGCTGGCTCTGGTTATTACTCCTTTCTGGGATTGTGGAAATTGCTTTCTGTGATCAAGATG GATTCTTAAGCTTATCATGTGGTGGGACTGTGAGCTACGTCGATTCCTCTAATATTTCGTGGATACCTGATACCGCTTACACTAATGCTGGCAACATGAGCACTGTGGTTTATCTTGATGGTAGCTCCTCATCTCAAATTCCAGTCCGGTTTTTTCCGGATTCTCTTGGTACCAAGTGTTATAGGCTTCCTACAAAGAATGTATCGTCATTGGTACTTGTAAGAACTCAATTTGTATACAAGAACTATGATGGACTCAATAAACCCCCTGCATTTTCTGTTTCTCTTGGGAGAGCTATGACTACGACAGTGAATCTTGCTAAAACCGATCCATGGGTAGAAGAGTTCATATGGCCAGTTGATAAAGACACTCTCCCTTTGTGTTTTTACTCTATCCCTGAGGGAGGATTCCCTATAATCTCTTCCCTTGAACTTCGCCCACTTCCTCAAGGAGCTTACAATAGTGGCTTGGCAGATTTCACTAGTAAATTACTTAGGAAGTCTTACAGGATCAACACAGGTTATATTGATGGATCACTGAG GTACCCTCTTGACCAGTACGATCGTATTTGGGATGCTGATGAGGACTTCAGTCCGCATCATGTGTCAACAGCTTTTGAtattcaaaacaacttcaatcTGTCCAATCTCAAAGAAACTCCTCCAATAGCTGTTCTGCAATCTGCAAGAGTCTTGGCAAGGTGGGCTGACTTGACATATAATTTGCCTATCGATGGGCTGGGAGATTACTATGTTGTCCTCTACTTTGCTGGGATTCTGCCAGTATCCCCAGCATTTGATGTACTGATCAATGGGGAAGTTGTTCAGTCAAATTATACTGTGAAAAGATGGGATGCTAATGCTCTTTTCTTTACAATGAGGGGAATCAATTGGTTGAATATCACATTGAAGAGTATCAGCTACTACCCTCTCATTAATGCACTCGAAGTGTATGAAATCCTAGATATTCCTTTAGAAACTTCTTCCACCACAG TTTCTGCCCTCCAGGTTATTCAGCAGTCGACTGGTTTGGATCTGGGATGGCAAGAAGATCCGTGTTCTCCAAAGTCATGGGAACATATAGAATGTGAAGGAAATCTTGTTACTTCTTT GGAACTTTCCAGCATGAAAATGAGATCAATTAGCCCCACTTTTGGTGATCTGTTGGACCTTAAAGTATT GGATTTGAGTAATGCATCGCTGGCTGGAGAAATACAATACCTTGGGAGCCTGCAGAATCTTGAGAAACT GAACCTGAGTTTCAATCAACTGTCATCTTTTGGGTCTGAATTGGAGGATTTGATGAACcttcaagtttt GGATTTGCAAAACAACAGTTTGCTTGGAGCAGTACCAGACAGCTTGGGAGAATTAAAGGAGCTTCACTTACT GAATCTGGAGAATAATGAGCTACAAGGTCCCCTCCCCCAATCATTAAACAGGGAAAGTTTGGAAGTCAG AGCATCAGGGAATCTGTGCCTGTCCTTCTCCACATCATCCTGCACTGACATTTCAGGCACTATTGAGACACCACAAGTAACTGTCCTTACACCAAGCAAGAACAAGGGCCACAAACATATAGCAGTTATACTTGGTTCAGTGGGAGGCGTAGCACTAGCTTTTTCAGCCATGGCAATTTCAGTGCTTCTCTTCACGAGGAGAAAGAAACCTGAAAGCTCTTCAAAACCAA ATGCTGCAGTGGATATACGAAACTGGAATGCTGCAAGAGTTTTTTCCTACAAAGAAATCAAAGCAGCCACAAACAACTTCAAGGAGGTCATAGGCCGTGGTAGTTTCGGAATGGTTTACCTTGGAAAGCTTCCTGATGGAAAATTTGTTGCCGTGAAAGTGCGATTTGACAGAACTCAGCTTGGGGCTGAGTCATTCATCAATGAG GTTTCTCTTCTGTCACAAATTCGTCACCAGAGTCTTGTAACTTTGGAAGGATTCTGTCACGAGTCAAAGCAGCAAATACTAGTGTACGAGTATTTACCTGGTGGATCACTGTCTGATAACCTTCATG GTGTAAACAGTAAAAGAATAACATTAAGCTGGGTTCGCAGGTTGAAAATTGCGGTTGATGCTGCAAAAG GGTTGGACTACTTACATAATGGAAGTGATCCACGGATCATTCACCGTGATGTAAAGAGCAGCAATATTCTTTTGGATTCAGAGATGAATGCTAAGGTCTCTGATTTTGGCCTTTCTAAGCAAATGACTCAGGGCGATGCAACCCATGTAACCACTGCTGTCAAAGGCACTGCTGGCTATCTTGATCCAGA ATATTATTCCTCTAGACAATTAACAGAAAAAAGTGACGTCTATAGTTTTGGGGTTGTACTTCTGGAGCTCATATGTGGCAGAGAACCACTGACTCACTCTGGCTCTCCAGATTCCTACAATTTAGTCTTATGG GCCAAGCCATACTTGCAAGCAGGCGCGTTCGAGATAGTGGATGAAAGCATGAAAGGAACATTTGATGCTGAGAGCATGAGGAGGGCAGCTTTGATTGCTTCAAGGTCTGTTGAGAGAGATGCATTGCGGAGGCCAAGCATAGCAGAAGTACTGGCTGAGCTGAAAGAAGCCTACAGCATCCAGCTTTCCCATCTCGCAGCAATCGTTTAG
- the LOC113755508 gene encoding probable LRR receptor-like serine/threonine-protein kinase At5g48740 isoform X3, which produces MELLSCCWLWLLLLSGIVEIAFCDQDGFLSLSCGGTVSYVDSSNISWIPDTAYTNAGNMSTVVYLDGSSSSQIPVRFFPDSLGTKCYRLPTKNVSSLVLVRTQFVYKNYDGLNKPPAFSVSLGRAMTTTVNLAKTDPWVEEFIWPVDKDTLPLCFYSIPEGGFPIISSLELRPLPQGAYNSGLADFTSKLLRKSYRINTGYIDGSLRYPLDQYDRIWDADEDFSPHHVSTAFDIQNNFNLSNLKETPPIAVLQSARVLARWADLTYNLPIDGLGDYYVVLYFAGILPVSPAFDVLINGEVVQSNYTVKRWDANALFFTMRGINWLNITLKSISYYPLINALEVYEILDIPLETSSTTVSALQVIQQSTGLDLGWQEDPCSPKSWEHIECEGNLVTSLELSSMKMRSISPTFGDLLDLKVLDLSNASLAGEIQYLGSLQNLEKLNLSFNQLSSFGSELEDLMNLQVLDLQNNSLLGAVPDSLGELKELHLLNLENNELQGPLPQSLNRESLEVRASGNLCLSFSTSSCTDISGTIETPQVTVLTPSKNKGHKHIAVILGSVGGVALAFSAMAISVLLFTRRKKPESSSKPMDIRNWNAARVFSYKEIKAATNNFKEVIGRGSFGMVYLGKLPDGKFVAVKVRFDRTQLGAESFINEVSLLSQIRHQSLVTLEGFCHESKQQILVYEYLPGGSLSDNLHGVNSKRITLSWVRRLKIAVDAAKGLDYLHNGSDPRIIHRDVKSSNILLDSEMNAKVSDFGLSKQMTQGDATHVTTAVKGTAGYLDPEYYSSRQLTEKSDVYSFGVVLLELICGREPLTHSGSPDSYNLVLWAKPYLQAGAFEIVDESMKGTFDAESMRRAALIASRSVERDALRRPSIAEVLAELKEAYSIQLSHLAAIV; this is translated from the exons ATGGAGCTGCTAAGTTGCTGCTGGCTCTGGTTATTACTCCTTTCTGGGATTGTGGAAATTGCTTTCTGTGATCAAGATG GATTCTTAAGCTTATCATGTGGTGGGACTGTGAGCTACGTCGATTCCTCTAATATTTCGTGGATACCTGATACCGCTTACACTAATGCTGGCAACATGAGCACTGTGGTTTATCTTGATGGTAGCTCCTCATCTCAAATTCCAGTCCGGTTTTTTCCGGATTCTCTTGGTACCAAGTGTTATAGGCTTCCTACAAAGAATGTATCGTCATTGGTACTTGTAAGAACTCAATTTGTATACAAGAACTATGATGGACTCAATAAACCCCCTGCATTTTCTGTTTCTCTTGGGAGAGCTATGACTACGACAGTGAATCTTGCTAAAACCGATCCATGGGTAGAAGAGTTCATATGGCCAGTTGATAAAGACACTCTCCCTTTGTGTTTTTACTCTATCCCTGAGGGAGGATTCCCTATAATCTCTTCCCTTGAACTTCGCCCACTTCCTCAAGGAGCTTACAATAGTGGCTTGGCAGATTTCACTAGTAAATTACTTAGGAAGTCTTACAGGATCAACACAGGTTATATTGATGGATCACTGAG GTACCCTCTTGACCAGTACGATCGTATTTGGGATGCTGATGAGGACTTCAGTCCGCATCATGTGTCAACAGCTTTTGAtattcaaaacaacttcaatcTGTCCAATCTCAAAGAAACTCCTCCAATAGCTGTTCTGCAATCTGCAAGAGTCTTGGCAAGGTGGGCTGACTTGACATATAATTTGCCTATCGATGGGCTGGGAGATTACTATGTTGTCCTCTACTTTGCTGGGATTCTGCCAGTATCCCCAGCATTTGATGTACTGATCAATGGGGAAGTTGTTCAGTCAAATTATACTGTGAAAAGATGGGATGCTAATGCTCTTTTCTTTACAATGAGGGGAATCAATTGGTTGAATATCACATTGAAGAGTATCAGCTACTACCCTCTCATTAATGCACTCGAAGTGTATGAAATCCTAGATATTCCTTTAGAAACTTCTTCCACCACAG TTTCTGCCCTCCAGGTTATTCAGCAGTCGACTGGTTTGGATCTGGGATGGCAAGAAGATCCGTGTTCTCCAAAGTCATGGGAACATATAGAATGTGAAGGAAATCTTGTTACTTCTTT GGAACTTTCCAGCATGAAAATGAGATCAATTAGCCCCACTTTTGGTGATCTGTTGGACCTTAAAGTATT GGATTTGAGTAATGCATCGCTGGCTGGAGAAATACAATACCTTGGGAGCCTGCAGAATCTTGAGAAACT GAACCTGAGTTTCAATCAACTGTCATCTTTTGGGTCTGAATTGGAGGATTTGATGAACcttcaagtttt GGATTTGCAAAACAACAGTTTGCTTGGAGCAGTACCAGACAGCTTGGGAGAATTAAAGGAGCTTCACTTACT GAATCTGGAGAATAATGAGCTACAAGGTCCCCTCCCCCAATCATTAAACAGGGAAAGTTTGGAAGTCAG AGCATCAGGGAATCTGTGCCTGTCCTTCTCCACATCATCCTGCACTGACATTTCAGGCACTATTGAGACACCACAAGTAACTGTCCTTACACCAAGCAAGAACAAGGGCCACAAACATATAGCAGTTATACTTGGTTCAGTGGGAGGCGTAGCACTAGCTTTTTCAGCCATGGCAATTTCAGTGCTTCTCTTCACGAGGAGAAAGAAACCTGAAAGCTCTTCAAAACCAA TGGATATACGAAACTGGAATGCTGCAAGAGTTTTTTCCTACAAAGAAATCAAAGCAGCCACAAACAACTTCAAGGAGGTCATAGGCCGTGGTAGTTTCGGAATGGTTTACCTTGGAAAGCTTCCTGATGGAAAATTTGTTGCCGTGAAAGTGCGATTTGACAGAACTCAGCTTGGGGCTGAGTCATTCATCAATGAG GTTTCTCTTCTGTCACAAATTCGTCACCAGAGTCTTGTAACTTTGGAAGGATTCTGTCACGAGTCAAAGCAGCAAATACTAGTGTACGAGTATTTACCTGGTGGATCACTGTCTGATAACCTTCATG GTGTAAACAGTAAAAGAATAACATTAAGCTGGGTTCGCAGGTTGAAAATTGCGGTTGATGCTGCAAAAG GGTTGGACTACTTACATAATGGAAGTGATCCACGGATCATTCACCGTGATGTAAAGAGCAGCAATATTCTTTTGGATTCAGAGATGAATGCTAAGGTCTCTGATTTTGGCCTTTCTAAGCAAATGACTCAGGGCGATGCAACCCATGTAACCACTGCTGTCAAAGGCACTGCTGGCTATCTTGATCCAGA ATATTATTCCTCTAGACAATTAACAGAAAAAAGTGACGTCTATAGTTTTGGGGTTGTACTTCTGGAGCTCATATGTGGCAGAGAACCACTGACTCACTCTGGCTCTCCAGATTCCTACAATTTAGTCTTATGG GCCAAGCCATACTTGCAAGCAGGCGCGTTCGAGATAGTGGATGAAAGCATGAAAGGAACATTTGATGCTGAGAGCATGAGGAGGGCAGCTTTGATTGCTTCAAGGTCTGTTGAGAGAGATGCATTGCGGAGGCCAAGCATAGCAGAAGTACTGGCTGAGCTGAAAGAAGCCTACAGCATCCAGCTTTCCCATCTCGCAGCAATCGTTTAG
- the LOC113755508 gene encoding probable LRR receptor-like serine/threonine-protein kinase At5g48740 isoform X1, producing MELLSCCWLWLLLLSGIVEIAFCDQDGFLSLSCGGTVSYVDSSNISWIPDTAYTNAGNMSTVVYLDGSSSSQIPVRFFPDSLGTKCYRLPTKNVSSLVLVRTQFVYKNYDGLNKPPAFSVSLGRAMTTTVNLAKTDPWVEEFIWPVDKDTLPLCFYSIPEGGFPIISSLELRPLPQGAYNSGLADFTSKLLRKSYRINTGYIDGSLRYPLDQYDRIWDADEDFSPHHVSTAFDIQNNFNLSNLKETPPIAVLQSARVLARWADLTYNLPIDGLGDYYVVLYFAGILPVSPAFDVLINGEVVQSNYTVKRWDANALFFTMRGINWLNITLKSISYYPLINALEVYEILDIPLETSSTTVSALQVIQQSTGLDLGWQEDPCSPKSWEHIECEGNLVTSLELSSMKMRSISPTFGDLLDLKVLDLSNASLAGEIQYLGSLQNLEKLNLSFNQLSSFGSELEDLMNLQVLDLQNNSLLGAVPDSLGELKELHLLNLENNELQGPLPQSLNRESLEVRASGNLCLSFSTSSCTDISGTIETPQVTVLTPSKNKGHKHIAVILGSVGGVALAFSAMAISVLLFTRRKKPESSSKPILDAAVDIRNWNAARVFSYKEIKAATNNFKEVIGRGSFGMVYLGKLPDGKFVAVKVRFDRTQLGAESFINEVSLLSQIRHQSLVTLEGFCHESKQQILVYEYLPGGSLSDNLHGVNSKRITLSWVRRLKIAVDAAKGLDYLHNGSDPRIIHRDVKSSNILLDSEMNAKVSDFGLSKQMTQGDATHVTTAVKGTAGYLDPEYYSSRQLTEKSDVYSFGVVLLELICGREPLTHSGSPDSYNLVLWAKPYLQAGAFEIVDESMKGTFDAESMRRAALIASRSVERDALRRPSIAEVLAELKEAYSIQLSHLAAIV from the exons ATGGAGCTGCTAAGTTGCTGCTGGCTCTGGTTATTACTCCTTTCTGGGATTGTGGAAATTGCTTTCTGTGATCAAGATG GATTCTTAAGCTTATCATGTGGTGGGACTGTGAGCTACGTCGATTCCTCTAATATTTCGTGGATACCTGATACCGCTTACACTAATGCTGGCAACATGAGCACTGTGGTTTATCTTGATGGTAGCTCCTCATCTCAAATTCCAGTCCGGTTTTTTCCGGATTCTCTTGGTACCAAGTGTTATAGGCTTCCTACAAAGAATGTATCGTCATTGGTACTTGTAAGAACTCAATTTGTATACAAGAACTATGATGGACTCAATAAACCCCCTGCATTTTCTGTTTCTCTTGGGAGAGCTATGACTACGACAGTGAATCTTGCTAAAACCGATCCATGGGTAGAAGAGTTCATATGGCCAGTTGATAAAGACACTCTCCCTTTGTGTTTTTACTCTATCCCTGAGGGAGGATTCCCTATAATCTCTTCCCTTGAACTTCGCCCACTTCCTCAAGGAGCTTACAATAGTGGCTTGGCAGATTTCACTAGTAAATTACTTAGGAAGTCTTACAGGATCAACACAGGTTATATTGATGGATCACTGAG GTACCCTCTTGACCAGTACGATCGTATTTGGGATGCTGATGAGGACTTCAGTCCGCATCATGTGTCAACAGCTTTTGAtattcaaaacaacttcaatcTGTCCAATCTCAAAGAAACTCCTCCAATAGCTGTTCTGCAATCTGCAAGAGTCTTGGCAAGGTGGGCTGACTTGACATATAATTTGCCTATCGATGGGCTGGGAGATTACTATGTTGTCCTCTACTTTGCTGGGATTCTGCCAGTATCCCCAGCATTTGATGTACTGATCAATGGGGAAGTTGTTCAGTCAAATTATACTGTGAAAAGATGGGATGCTAATGCTCTTTTCTTTACAATGAGGGGAATCAATTGGTTGAATATCACATTGAAGAGTATCAGCTACTACCCTCTCATTAATGCACTCGAAGTGTATGAAATCCTAGATATTCCTTTAGAAACTTCTTCCACCACAG TTTCTGCCCTCCAGGTTATTCAGCAGTCGACTGGTTTGGATCTGGGATGGCAAGAAGATCCGTGTTCTCCAAAGTCATGGGAACATATAGAATGTGAAGGAAATCTTGTTACTTCTTT GGAACTTTCCAGCATGAAAATGAGATCAATTAGCCCCACTTTTGGTGATCTGTTGGACCTTAAAGTATT GGATTTGAGTAATGCATCGCTGGCTGGAGAAATACAATACCTTGGGAGCCTGCAGAATCTTGAGAAACT GAACCTGAGTTTCAATCAACTGTCATCTTTTGGGTCTGAATTGGAGGATTTGATGAACcttcaagtttt GGATTTGCAAAACAACAGTTTGCTTGGAGCAGTACCAGACAGCTTGGGAGAATTAAAGGAGCTTCACTTACT GAATCTGGAGAATAATGAGCTACAAGGTCCCCTCCCCCAATCATTAAACAGGGAAAGTTTGGAAGTCAG AGCATCAGGGAATCTGTGCCTGTCCTTCTCCACATCATCCTGCACTGACATTTCAGGCACTATTGAGACACCACAAGTAACTGTCCTTACACCAAGCAAGAACAAGGGCCACAAACATATAGCAGTTATACTTGGTTCAGTGGGAGGCGTAGCACTAGCTTTTTCAGCCATGGCAATTTCAGTGCTTCTCTTCACGAGGAGAAAGAAACCTGAAAGCTCTTCAAAACCAA TATTAGATGCTGCAGTGGATATACGAAACTGGAATGCTGCAAGAGTTTTTTCCTACAAAGAAATCAAAGCAGCCACAAACAACTTCAAGGAGGTCATAGGCCGTGGTAGTTTCGGAATGGTTTACCTTGGAAAGCTTCCTGATGGAAAATTTGTTGCCGTGAAAGTGCGATTTGACAGAACTCAGCTTGGGGCTGAGTCATTCATCAATGAG GTTTCTCTTCTGTCACAAATTCGTCACCAGAGTCTTGTAACTTTGGAAGGATTCTGTCACGAGTCAAAGCAGCAAATACTAGTGTACGAGTATTTACCTGGTGGATCACTGTCTGATAACCTTCATG GTGTAAACAGTAAAAGAATAACATTAAGCTGGGTTCGCAGGTTGAAAATTGCGGTTGATGCTGCAAAAG GGTTGGACTACTTACATAATGGAAGTGATCCACGGATCATTCACCGTGATGTAAAGAGCAGCAATATTCTTTTGGATTCAGAGATGAATGCTAAGGTCTCTGATTTTGGCCTTTCTAAGCAAATGACTCAGGGCGATGCAACCCATGTAACCACTGCTGTCAAAGGCACTGCTGGCTATCTTGATCCAGA ATATTATTCCTCTAGACAATTAACAGAAAAAAGTGACGTCTATAGTTTTGGGGTTGTACTTCTGGAGCTCATATGTGGCAGAGAACCACTGACTCACTCTGGCTCTCCAGATTCCTACAATTTAGTCTTATGG GCCAAGCCATACTTGCAAGCAGGCGCGTTCGAGATAGTGGATGAAAGCATGAAAGGAACATTTGATGCTGAGAGCATGAGGAGGGCAGCTTTGATTGCTTCAAGGTCTGTTGAGAGAGATGCATTGCGGAGGCCAAGCATAGCAGAAGTACTGGCTGAGCTGAAAGAAGCCTACAGCATCCAGCTTTCCCATCTCGCAGCAATCGTTTAG